One genomic region from Prunus persica cultivar Lovell chromosome G3, Prunus_persica_NCBIv2, whole genome shotgun sequence encodes:
- the LOC18781499 gene encoding uncharacterized protein LOC18781499 yields the protein MALWRARAVSSTLFNRLLGGHFSAIISTTTACRTLSTDVGGASNQLFHYDVNSQFGRCMPLADMHIQAKIHSIEMHPGQGGKLVRAPGTYAKILKEPTSRCLVRLPSGVEKWIDSKCRATIGTVPSEGNKPKKLYKAGQNRWLGRRPTVRGVAMNPVDHPHGGGEGKSKSSGSHGKGSRTPWGKPTKGGYKTGPNKRRK from the exons ATGGCTCTGTGGAGAGCTCGAGCGGTTTCTTCGACCTTGTTCAATAGGCTCCTCGGCGGCCACTTCAGCGCCATCATTAGCACCACCACTGCCTGTCGCACTCTCTCCACAG ATGTAGGTGGGGCAAGTAATCAGTTGTTTCACTATGATGTCAATTCACAATTTGGAAGGTGCATGCCGCTTGCCGATATGCACATTCAAGCCAAAATACACAGCATTGAGATGCACCCAGGTCAAGGTGGCAAGTTAGTTCGAGCACCAGGCACTTATGCAAAGATTTTGAAAGAACCCACTTCAAGGTGTCTAGTGAGACTGCCTTCGGGTGTTGAAAAGTGGATTGATTCTAAGTGCCGAGCCACGATTGGTACGGTCCCCAGTGAAGGAAATAAGCCGAAGAAGCTCTACAAGGCTGGGCAAAACCGGTGGTTAGGCCGCAGACCGACAGTTCGAGGAGTGGCAATGAATCCAGTAGATCATCCTCATGGTGGAGGCGAGGGTAAGAGCAAGAGTAGTGGTTCTCATGGAAAGGGTTCTCGAACACCTTGGGGCAAGCCTACAAAGGGTGGATATAAGACTGGTCCCAACAAGCGTAGAAAATAG
- the LOC18778999 gene encoding uncharacterized protein LOC18778999, producing MTHTWQWNGQGQAPVGLIEGIAHFVRLKADYVPNGWVKSGEGQRWDEGYLVTARFLDYCNDLQQGFVAELNKKMRDGYSDNFFQELLGKTVDQLWTDYKARFAN from the coding sequence ATGACACATACATGGCAGTGGAATGGACAGGGTCAAGCTCCTGTTGGATTGATAGAAGGGATTGCACACTTTGTGAGGTTGAAGGCGGATTATGTGCCCAATGGATGGGTAAAGTCGGGTGAAGGTCAAAGGTGGGATGAAGGTTATTTAGTGACTGCAAGGTTCCTGGACTATTGCAATGATCTTCAACAAGGGTTTGTGGCTGAACTGAACAAGAAGATGAGAGATGGCTACAGTGACAACTTCTTTCAGGAGCTGCTTGGGAAGACAGTTGATCAACTGTGGACCGACTACAAAGCTAGATTTGCAAACTAA
- the LOC18780146 gene encoding LOB domain-containing protein 2 — translation MQRKNNGTPGTQPACAACKHQRKKCHDGCVLAPYFPADRTREFLAVHKVFGVSNVTKMVKNANEANRRKVVDSLVWEALCRQKDPVLGPYGEYRMVFDELKRYKNHEIQMVHPSQVQKGMCFSKSLSDFVGWNCGGANGISNHNINLGGYLHENENVIIDSASYGYPSNCELQSPENIIKQAKLVDSVVLPLNQHQQRSINNINQQYYLSGQLNQIISKPIEDTIWEGGT, via the exons atgCAGAGGAAGAATAATGGCACACCAGGAACACAACCAGCATGTGCAGCATGCAAGCATCAAAGGAAAAAGTGTCACGATGGGTGCGTATTGGCGCCTTACTTTCCTGCTGATAGAACCCGGGAATTCCTCGCTGTGCATAAAGTTTTCGGGGTAAGCAACGTAACGAAGATGGTGAAGAATGCCAATGAAGCGAATCGGAGAAAGGTGGTTGATTCGTTGGTCTGGGAAGCTCTTTGTAGGCAAAAAGATCCCGTGCTGGGTCCTTACGGGGAGTACAGGATGGTTTTTGATGAGCTAAAGCGATATAAAAACCATGAAATTCAAATGGTTCATCCTTCACAAGTGCAAAAGGGAATGTGTTTTAGTAAATCTTTGTCGGATTTTGTTGGTTGGAATTGTGGAGGAGCTAATGGAATCAGTAATCACAACATTAATTTGGGTGGTTATCTTCATGAGAACGAGAATGTGATAATAGATTCAGCCTCATATGGTTATCCTTCAAATTGTGAGTTACAAAGTCCAGAGAATATCATAAAGCAAGCAAAACTGGTTGATTCTGTTGTTCTTCCACTAAACCAGCACCAGCAGcgttcaatcaacaacattaaTCAGCAGTATTATCTTTCAg gtCAACTTAATCAAATCATTAGCAAGCCCATAGAAGACACAATATGGGAAGGAGGAACATAA